The genomic DNA GTTAGTAGAAATACAAGTAATACTGAACTCACCAACTAACTAAACAgacaaaaaacagaaaagagTAAAGTCAGAAAGTCATACACTCTGAGGGTTTGACAAACCACTAACAAATGAGACATAGTTTTCGCTAGAAATCATGGCCAAGAAATATGTTATATCGCATCAACAACCATGTCAACCTTTTGATTCACCCCGAAGAAAACTATGTCGTGACGGGCCTTCCAAATAGCCCACAATGTTGGTGTGCCATACCATACCAAGAACAACTTTCCAACGGTACGTATTTAttcataataccttaacaaagCATAGAACccaaatgatactaataaataaagttagaggacccacataatCTAAACTCtaacatttatttgaataaaactaacataaaagactaaatgtagtaacggtgagaaacttagaggaccgaaataaatcaatttttagttagaggaccaatctgataccaattaaatagttagaggaccaaaaaggtaatttaacccttttttttattaaacctaacagaaggggcCAAagcgagactaaaaaaaaaaaaacttaaagtaatcaaacaatctttttttagttaagggaccaaagcgataccaattaaaaacttaagggaccaaaacctatacaatactccctccgtttcataatacttgttcattttaaagaataattttgtttcacaatacttgtcactttcaagtttcaatgcaacattaattattgtcttgtcaataatacccttgcatatttattgtagagagagaaaaaaataaaatgaaataataaatgattaagggtattatagaaaacacacacatattttcatcaaaaataacaaaatttatttggtttcttggttagtgcaatttctccaaaatgaacatgtattttgaaacggagggagtactagaTATGATGACTTAATTAAAACAAACGATGTGAAAATGGTGGCTTGTTGACTTCTCCAATATGTGTAATATGGTGGAcatttcatatgaaaatgggtCTTTGTCAACATAATTAGTTAGAttaaagtttatatatttttaaaataatcattggTGCCGTATTTGTGTCTCTTCATATCTTCGTAAATCAAAACAGgcccagtttttttttttaagaagcaaaatattatataaaaaaaacaatattgaataaataatttttaaaacatttagtAGTTTAAAAAGCTTGTGAAAAATGAATGTAtatgatcatatatataatGAGGACcatagtacattttttttttttaacaagaggACCATAGTACATTATTATCAAAGAAGGAGGATTagataatttaatattttgctGCCTATTTTTTTTGCTGAGAAGATTTTGAGGGGTGAAAAGGAAAAGGAGTGGTGGAAAAGAAAGCATAAAATAAGGTTTATGTGCTTTCAATTATCTTAATCTTTTTAGTGTTTACCCACACCTACTATACTGCCACAAATTAGTGTTTACACTTGCACTCCAACTTAAGACATCTAGTTAAATTGAAAAAGATCTATTATCTTATCATCTAAAATGTTATTGTGTTATCGATaccaaaattgtcattaaatatAGGTCAAATACCTCATACGGTCCTTTAAATCATATGTTCAGAATATATTAgtcttttttaagttttttttgttatcaattggtcctttaagtttttttttattacaaattggtcctttaagtcATAGAATACTTACATTGTCATTTATCTTTTCAGTCAACTTcgttaaaaaatgtttatagaCTATCTAACATTAAGATGATAGGTTCAAAAGTGCTTATGACATCAAACATGATTATTTATACAcacattttcttcttatttttgaatttcaagcctaattttacttataaatatttgatcaacaatattataaatcaagtaatcggtcaattttattttgaatcaaGACCGAATAACACACCTATGAGCTCTAGTTTTGAGAGCAAAGAATTTGGACAAACCAACTTAACATTAAACATCCACATAAACACTTTTTGATtaagtttgataaaattaggATAATGGTGCAAATATTTTACGACTTAAATGaccaatttgtaacaaaaaaagctTAAAGGACTCACTTGTTATAATCATGTAACTTAAAGGATCGAAAATGATATTTGgccaaataaatataaatataagcatATTTTCAAATGACTAGAAagatttattgtttattttcaaataaaccaTTAATAAATACTATTAAATGTCTTTCAAATATGAAAagttaatattaattatatattatctatataaaaaaaacataaaatgaatatattaaatattcaatatatcaccaactttttttaataaatgtaaaatatgaATAGATTAATTACATTATCGACTTTATAAAAGTAAATACTTCCTCCACTtataattataagcaaaaaatactttttaatctcgttgaataattgatgtatctagtctataatatatattagatacataaattatataatatattttaaaaaaaaattgaaagaaaaagtaattttttattgataacaATAACCGGAGGAGCATGCCATATGTGCTTATATTCAAGGATGGTAGGAGTACTTACCTAAACAAAATGGTTATGACAAAAATACTCTCCATAGATGGAACAAAATCAAGTAAAATGGTTCAATTAATTGGAGTTGAACCGAATCTAGCATCGATGCTTTGGGTGGATTACACAGTAGGCTTGTCACGACGTGATCACTTccttttcttctaaaaaattcacttttagacaaccaattttattttttttttgagcaaatatgAGTTCctttattgaaattaaacaaataGGAAAACATATACTCCTATTGTGtttatataagagaaaaataaaagaaaataagttgaccaaaaaaaaaattaaagaaaataaaaagacaagaaaagatagagatgaaatctgtcaaaaatatatcaaaaaataaagataaaatacaattttaaaagaaaaaaacttcaaGACAGTAGTATAAAACCAATTTTTAATTCAAGAAAATCATAATATCATTCTTTCATAGATTCTTTGATATGAGGATTCGTAAAAATGGTTCATTTCCAATTGAAACTTTTCAAGCGCACGTTTGTCACCTTAACCAATCTCCATGGGATGTTATCCACCAGGTTCTTATTCTCTTCTCAGATctattagggtttttttttcatatcattCATTAGGGTTCTTCATATTCTTCATATcactaaattattttcatttttttaacttcttattcccttttttcttcaaattatgtTAATGGGAATCTGTTTTATCTCTCAtttctcactattttttttttttttttgctatgctTCATCTAGTTCGAAGATGGTTTAAAAAATGGGGATTCCTTTGTAGCTCTTGGTGAAAGGTAAACATAAATCTAAATCCCCATTCgttatcttttatatttaacttGCAACACCCATtaggtttttttctttatacttTTTTTGATTCTATGaaatgttgctatgttgtttgtgtttatgttcttgaatgaattttgtttggttgatgatgatgaaaaataaaCAGTGTGGCTTCGATGATGGAAACTGAAGCTGAAGgtgttgttgatattgataaTAGACCTGCGAtagaaaattttgatatgatGGTGCTTGATGATAATCAAAAAAAGAAGGTAGTTAATAATAATAGTGGCGGCAACAAAGGATTGAAGAGAAATTTGAATGGGGGCGACATTGAGGCAGTGCCGCAACGTGGTAGAGGCAGACCGAAGAAGGCGTCGGGTTCAGGTTCGagtttgaataataataataatagtaatgaaTTCTTTGGTCCATTATGGGGGAAACAACGCAAGGGTGGtaaatatgaagatgaagataacAAGGGTGCTATAACATTAGCTACTAGTGGTGATGATAAGGTTAATGTTGGTGTTGATGTGAATGTTGCTCCTTGCTATTCGGAGGGATTGGATTATGTTGAAAATTATGAGGATGATGATTATAATGGGAAGAGGAGAGTGAGGAACCAGTGAAAGAAAGATCATTAAAATCGTTAATGTGAAATGAAGCTAACATGTTTGTAAGAAGGGATGTTTAACATAGGATTGGGGTTAAATGTTGTATTGTTgttcttaatcttgagagcgaGAGAAATCTCTCTTGATCTTGtagttgttgttttaattttggtCGGATTGTGAATCTTTATCGCTTATCGAATATTTAGGGTTGTTGTATGAAATCTTTCTCTCCTTTCGGATATTTAGGGTTATGTATGATATAATTCTAATCTTTCTTGTTTCAACGTTATGTATTGTATTATCTGTTGTTATGTGTAGTATCAGATATGTGATTCAATAGGTCACATGATATTAAATTACTCTTTTGAGGAGGAGAagccattttaatattttgttattagtCTTCTCATATGTCGCTTATACGTTGCACTATTGCTTAACCCCACAAAAATATATGTTGTGTATATTCGTGTGAGGTTAATTTCGTCCTTTGAATAGAAATATATCGTTTTTTATGAGTGTGAATGATGTAGACCTTAACTAGTATGTGAATCAAAGTATCTCAAATCCAAAGGAAAAATTAGTATATTCACTCAAGTCCTTTAAAATCTACTAGTACATTCTTTTATCACATCAACTTTGTTTTTATGGTAATCGAGATTaccttatttaattttcatctctaaaatcaatatttttttagattcctaTTTACGTCGTATCCTATTTAGGATGTGGATAATTTTTGGGTTATTTGCTTGTTGTTGCTTCGATATTCCAATGTCTTTTTCATAAACGGAAGATCGGATTTTTTAAAATGCATGCATAAATATATTGTGGGCCACCATGGAAGCATATTTTGGAAAATTACACTTTTTGGAGGCTTGATCTATCTTAATcgatatttttgtattttttttacaagtgggaaagaagaaaagaaaaaaaaaatagagagaacaGAAAGCTAACGCCCCGACAAAAGAAATACTTATTGGatcattataatattttttgaccTATAgtcaaaataaagtttttttaatagtgTTCAATATTGATGCTATTGTTGTGaattgttcaaattttaaagGAGTAAATAAGTATTTATCCTCTAAAATTCTAATTTTCGTCAATTCTCCTtctgaaattaaaaaaacttcaattactctcttgaaattgcacaacgttaatcaatttaccccctccgtcaaatttttctattagtgaacatgacgttttgcaaatacatcccctgaagttttgcacttatgtgcaaaatgccccccgaacttaaatatattattttttcttagagGCAAACAATTAagagttaaatattaaagataactattaattttgaagtttgggaatactacatgcatatatacatcaaaataggcttgtacctgttttgtttttctcatagtttttttttttttaaaaaaaataaaaatttaagaaggggaaaatgtgtatttttttaaaatgacaataatggttatttttaCAACGGTCCTGAGAGAATTCACACTCATCACTTTGAGTTTACCAGGCTTAAGCTTAGCATGAGTAGCAATAAGGAGAAACAAAGTCACAATTAAGGAGTCTGTACCACCTTCACAAGACAAGAACAAAATTAGTACATAATTAGACGTGAACTAATTTTCCTATATAAAACATGACACGaaatcttttttcattttaatactAAAACAAActgttgatatttattaattaaataaatagtaaatattatatttacattgtaaatatattttccttATTCTCTAAGTAAATTAGGATAAAATATTATGTAGAATATTTATTCTCTAAATATATCATAGCTTGGTCTCCAAGTTACTTAACTCTATATAATAGACATTCAGTAGTGCTATTCAGTCACACGGTATTTCAGCATAtgtctctcttttctctctcattcaACACAAACCAAGAACCTTGGAGCATAACTCACACTTCATAGAATAATATAAAGGCTTTCCATTTTCCAAATAGTTCACATAGTCTAAGATTTAAAGTCTATGCATTTTCCTCTaatgtgaaaaagaaaagaccAAACCTCAAATTTGTTCCTATCTTTAAGATGATATCATTCATTCACTTCTCaagattaaatttaataaatcaatCATCAAGGAAATCACTATGTTACCTATCTATCATATTTCCccccaaataaataaatacaaaaaaaacaacaatagtTCTCAttacacataaaaaataaaaataaaaaattcagggtgcattttgcacataagtgcaaaacttcagggggtatttgcaaaatatcatgttcactaacagaaaaatttgacaaagaaggtaaattgattaacgttatgcaatttcaggaggtaattgaagttttgttaatttcagggagtaattgacgaaacttacaatttcaaggggtaATCGTCTATTTACTCAATTTTAATGAgattatttaactaattttttaattgagaatttaaataatattataaatgataaaataatttaaagatagagtaaaagtggaagaaaaaaaaattcaaaattatgtgTTCCTTTATATGTTGATATAGATATGGTTTAAATTGGTGTTGAGATCatctccatttataaaaataaattgagattGTCTTTAAgaaagagatagacacaaaaaaattaggtgATGGGTCATAttattaaagagaaatgatatttgtacagttatttctctctcatactcacattatattcttattctctctcttcctttttctctctctattgttttggaccaatgagaagagaacaaatttgtaccaaaaaaaaaaaatgagaagagaacaaattaaagttgtcaccaaagttgTACCAAATGGATGTACATACATCACTactcaaaaaaataatccaaTTTAATCTATAATTAGGGAGGGAGGGATATAAATAATCCAATTTATTGTACAATGACGGGAAGAAATACAGaacttctgtttttttttttttttgggtacaaactACAAagaacttctttttttatttcatgtttttcCGCGTAACGGTTGAGTATTCATTTTCTCCGTCTCCAATTTTGACTACAAGACAGGAGTCATAACTCATACTAGTCAATTCCAACATGTACTAATAATCAGCAAAGCCTAAttgaatctaaaaaaattaaaatatctattaaaaattaaaataacttttttaaattaaaatatctaaaaaaattcttatttaaagcaattttgaatttctttttgacaaagcaacttttgaatttcttttttacaaagCAATTTTTAATTATACCTAATTCTTTTGTCTTATTAACAGATGTCCTTGGACatatcttgaaaatataagatcttattttttattaaataataattacactattttttttcttcataaaaacgTACTTCTTTTAGCCGCTTAACCAAGATCCTTGGAACATTATTTagcattatttttaattaaaatatgtacttactctgattaaaaaaaaacgtacttccctaaaaaaaaaatatgtacttACCAAATCAAATGTTCTAGAAGTGAttactttatttaataattttttttataagacttcATCAATCTAtaagatactccctccgtcccaaattgtatgtcgttttaggaaaaaaaaattgtcccaaattatatgtcgctttacgatatcaatgcaactttaatgttacttttcctattataaccttaactatttattactctctcttatttcaattatttcatttatttttctcatattatttattaaagacaattttgtaaaacaactcataatatctcttttccatacaatattaattgcatttcttaatatgtgtgaaatgtccaaaatattatacaatttgggacggagggagtaataacctaaaaaaacaatttttttttttaaggataaaaaaaaactaacttttaTTAAGCGTGAACAATCTCATTTTACTActctcaatttaattttttaattaaatttacatAGCAATTAATTCATTCTTGTGATTAAAACTCAATTTTGTTCAAAGTAAAATTCGGTTGGTAGAGATAGTTTATTTGAACCCAACATTATATAATCATATTTGATCAAAACAAAACGTAACAATCAATCCTACATGGAGAGAATATTTATTTACTaaatttgatatgattttaattttttttttatattagatttaatttagtGAAATTCAGAGAATATTTATTTACTaaatttgatatgattttaactttttttatattagatttaatttagtCAAATTCAGACACAAAATTCATCTTTACCGCACAACCTTGTACTACTGTACTATATTCATGTTCTCAGAACAACCTCGGTAGTACAAAAAAACATGTCTTTCAATTTGATTCACTTGTGTcatcagacactgattcttctcaGTGTTTGGTTACTTTTCACTtcttcatataataataataatctctGCTCTGCAAAAGATGAACAAAGTAGCAACACTACTGATGATAGTTTCTTCACTGTTTCCAGCTTCTCCTACCCTCAAACTACTCTTAGACCTTATGATTTTCGTTATATTAGAGGTTTGTGATCAAATTCTCATTCACCCTTTTGTTTGTATGTTccaaattttctgtttttggtgTTCATAAAGCTTTTTCATAGAGTGAATTTTAATGGgtcaaaattgaattttgatattcattagctgaatttttgtttttgttttttttaattgtgaaatttagttatttttattttgttgatcacttgttttaaaattgttattgGTTTGAAGAGTTTCATTTGAATTAAACCCTCTTGAAGAAAAACTATATGAAGAATTGCAGTAGTTTACTTGTGTTGATCTTCACTTCCGCCGCGTGTTGGTGTCTaacactgacacatgtgataacattcaaatattttacTGTCAGATTATTACGGGTGTCAACGTGTTAGTGTTAGTGTCTTGCTTGATTTCTGTGTCTGCGTCAGTCCTTCATAGGTAATGACTTGACATGAAGAAGATGATACAATCTTATGATAGTGGGAAGTTATTAGTGCTCTAATTTTATTGCGACTGTTCTGTTTGTAATTTTGGTAATTGATTTCTGAACTTTTCTTCTGTCTCATTTCATGCTTAATTCTTTCCTTGCCAGTACTTGATTATTCAAATGTACTTTGTTTCTTATAtgtcacaaaaaatatatttaaacaaacTATTGGTACTTTTTATGGTGTTCTGTTTATGTCTaattatgatgaatgaaatCCTTATACGAgcaaaaaatggaaaataatcgGCTGTTTCTGATTGGTGATCTTATGAATGATCTTACCGTGTCTCTTGATGTTTTGTCATGTACCAGTTGATATACCACCATGGTTTTCTGCGGTCTCGATAGCATTGAACTCAGATGTAGACCTTGTAAgtatattaatatttgtaattctttttaaatatgaGCAACCAAGAAAACTAGCATGTATATTGATGTTTGTTGCCTGGAACAATTTTTATTCCTTCGgatcaaatatatttgattttgcttttattttgatattgttTTCAAAT from Medicago truncatula cultivar Jemalong A17 chromosome 8, MtrunA17r5.0-ANR, whole genome shotgun sequence includes the following:
- the LOC120577760 gene encoding uncharacterized protein translates to MRIRKNGSFPIETFQAHVCHLNQSPWDVIHQFEDGLKNGDSFVALGESVASMMETEAEGVVDIDNRPAIENFDMMVLDDNQKKKVVNNNSGGNKGLKRNLNGGDIEAVPQRGRGRPKKASGSGSSLNNNNNSNEFFGPLWGKQRKGGKYEDEDNKGAITLATSGDDKVNVGVDVNVAPCYSEGLDYVENYEDDDYNGKRRVRNQ